A genomic window from Ascaphus truei isolate aAscTru1 chromosome 1, aAscTru1.hap1, whole genome shotgun sequence includes:
- the THAP1 gene encoding THAP domain-containing protein 1: MVQSCSAYGCKNRYDKDKAVSFHKFPLTRPLLCKKWEAAIRRIDFKPTKYSSICSDHFTPDCFKRECNNKLLKDNAAPTVFSYAESRRKSEKGAVKKEQTCAPQPLPTIPELDPAIGLLMPPPYTASHIAVVCDHNYTVEDTVHQRKRIQQLEDQVDKLRKKLKTANQRCRRQERHVDRLEKEVSEYKQGSGYVILPSNYFEVFSEAESMALRHNESLNFFQYPIKPL, encoded by the exons ATGGTGCAATCTTGTTCAGCCTACGGCTGTAAGAACCGCTATGACAAGGATAAAGCCGTCTCCTTCCACAA GTTTCCTCTTACTCGACCTCTTCTCTGTAAAAAATGGGAAGCAGCTATAAGGAGGATAGACTTTAAACCAACCAAGTACAGTAGTATCTGCTCAGACCATTTCACGCCTGATTGCTTTAAAAGAGAATGTAACAATAAGCTCCTTAAAgataatgcagctccaacagtatTCTCCTACGCGGAGTCAAGAAGGAAG AGTGAAAAGGGAGCTGTTAAAAAAGAACAAACGTGTGCACCTCAGCCATTGCCTACTATTCCTGAATTGGACCCTGCTATCGGGTTACTAATGCCTCCACCATACACGGCCAGCCATATTGCAGTGGTCTGTGACCACAATTACACAGTGGAAGATACAGTGCATCAAAGGAAGAGGATACAGCAGCTGGAAGACCAAGTTGATAAACTCAGGAAAAAGCTTAAGACTGCAAACCAGAGGTGCAGAAGACAGGAGCGGCATGTGGATAGACTGGAAAAAGAGGTGTCAGAGTATAAACAGGGAAGCGGTTATGTGATCCTCCCTAGTAATTATTTTGAGGTTTTCAGTGAAGCTGAGTCGATGGCTCTGAGGCACAATGAGTCTTTAAACTTCTTTCAGTACCCCATAAAGCCATTGTAA